The Armatimonas rosea genome includes a window with the following:
- a CDS encoding NUDIX hydrolase — MTYKINHVAVGILRQGESIVLIQQEFTTRPPLWLLPGGMVEPGELFQEALVREIAEETGASVEKVGRLAYAMQIDHPDRREQTIAHIFEVENWTGELKSADPDNEILQVALVPLAEAPALLAEIHWIAVREPLLTYLRGECPLGTLWFYRELDGVQVLLNRLPGEASV, encoded by the coding sequence ATGACCTACAAGATCAACCATGTCGCGGTGGGGATTCTCCGCCAGGGCGAGAGTATCGTGCTGATCCAGCAGGAGTTTACGACCCGCCCGCCGCTCTGGCTCCTGCCCGGCGGGATGGTCGAGCCGGGGGAGCTGTTTCAGGAGGCGCTGGTCCGGGAGATCGCCGAGGAGACAGGGGCGTCTGTCGAGAAAGTCGGGCGGCTGGCCTACGCCATGCAGATTGATCACCCTGACCGGCGAGAGCAGACCATAGCCCATATCTTTGAGGTGGAGAACTGGACGGGTGAGCTCAAGAGCGCCGATCCCGACAACGAGATTCTGCAAGTAGCGCTGGTGCCGCTCGCGGAAGCTCCTGCGCTTCTAGCTGAGATTCACTGGATCGCCGTCCGTGAGCCCCTTCTCACCTATCTTCGTGGCGAGTGCCCACTGGGGACACTCTGGTTCTACAGAGAGCTCGACGGCGTGCAGGTTCTTTTGAATCGTCTCCCTGGAGAAGCCTCAGTATGA
- a CDS encoding prepilin-type N-terminal cleavage/methylation domain-containing protein, which produces MRRRAFSLVEILVVIVIIGILAAIVIPRLTGGGKDASGKPTLAPKQRAQQVGTISYVSQIQQAITMYKMDNEERLPANLQELKRYGVTDEMLIDSVSKQPLQYNPQTGEVTSPTALPGRVGNALNLPNSVQGQ; this is translated from the coding sequence ATGAGACGACGCGCGTTTTCGCTGGTTGAGATCCTGGTGGTGATTGTCATCATCGGCATCCTCGCCGCCATCGTGATCCCCCGCCTGACCGGGGGCGGGAAAGATGCCTCGGGCAAGCCGACTCTTGCCCCCAAACAGCGGGCACAGCAGGTGGGGACCATTAGCTATGTCTCCCAGATCCAGCAGGCCATCACGATGTACAAGATGGACAACGAGGAGCGCCTGCCCGCCAACCTCCAGGAGCTCAAGCGCTACGGGGTCACCGACGAGATGCTGATCGACTCGGTGAGCAAGCAGCCGCTCCAGTACAACCCTCAGACGGGCGAAGTGACCAGCCCCACCGCGCTTCCGGGCCGCGTGGGCAACGCCCTTAACCTTCCTAACTCCGTACAAGGACAGTAA
- the efp gene encoding elongation factor P produces the protein MDTSDFRNGLSLIYDNDIYTIVDFQHVKPGKGGAFVRSTLKNLRTGRTLDKTWRAGEKMEAAYLERKPMQYLYEQDGEYFLMDMDTFEQIGVSATVIGAQAKYMKENMEVQAVSHKEQILQVNVPDFMELAVIETDPGVRGDTASGGSKPATVEGGVVVQVPFFINVGDKLKIDTRTDSYLERVKS, from the coding sequence TTGGATACCAGCGATTTCCGCAACGGCCTCTCTCTCATCTACGATAACGATATCTACACCATTGTGGATTTTCAGCATGTCAAGCCAGGTAAGGGTGGTGCCTTTGTGCGCTCGACCCTCAAGAACCTGCGTACGGGACGCACCCTCGACAAGACCTGGCGTGCCGGTGAGAAGATGGAGGCTGCCTACCTGGAGCGCAAGCCAATGCAGTACCTCTACGAGCAAGACGGTGAGTACTTCCTGATGGACATGGATACCTTTGAGCAGATCGGTGTCTCTGCCACGGTCATTGGCGCGCAGGCAAAGTACATGAAGGAGAACATGGAGGTTCAGGCCGTCTCGCATAAAGAGCAGATCCTTCAGGTCAATGTCCCGGATTTTATGGAGCTGGCGGTCATTGAGACCGATCCCGGTGTGCGTGGCGACACTGCTTCGGGTGGGTCTAAGCCTGCGACAGTGGAGGGGGGTGTGGTGGTACAGGTCCCCTTCTTTATCAATGTTGGCGACAAGCTCAAGATCGACACACGCACCGATAGCTACCTGGAGCGCGTGAAGTCCTGA
- the accC gene encoding acetyl-CoA carboxylase biotin carboxylase subunit has translation MFTKILIANRGEIAVRIIRACQEMGIKTVQIHSDADRDSLPVRLADETVCVGPGPSKDSYLNIPHIIAAALNTGAQAIHPGYGFLSEVASFAEICEQCGIKFIGPPITAIEKMGDKATARATAQAAGVPTVPGSEGILESEADALKLALQIGYPVIMKATAGGGGRGIRIVEDEDDLLKQFKVAQAEAEAAFGNGGLYLEKYIREMRHIEVQVLFDEHGNGIHLGERECSVQTVRHQKVVEEAPSPTLTYEQRMAIGAAAVKAGAAAGYANAGTVEFIYTPSGEFYFMEMNTRIQVEHPVTEFVTGVDLIQWQIRIAAGEPLSLKQEDIEWKGHSIECRVTAQDPAKNFAPSAGKMGEVLLPGGLGVRVDTQIYSNYTVPPYYDSNLAKVIVWGVDRDEAIRRMERCLSETRIEGLPTNISFLKQILADERYRTNDVSTKFLPKLMEELGL, from the coding sequence ATGTTCACAAAGATTCTCATTGCCAACCGTGGCGAAATCGCGGTTCGGATTATTCGTGCCTGCCAGGAAATGGGCATCAAGACCGTCCAGATCCACTCCGACGCCGACCGTGACTCGCTCCCGGTGCGCCTCGCCGATGAAACGGTCTGTGTGGGCCCCGGCCCGTCCAAGGACTCGTATCTCAATATCCCCCATATCATCGCTGCCGCCCTCAACACCGGCGCACAGGCCATCCATCCCGGCTATGGCTTCCTCTCCGAGGTCGCCAGCTTTGCCGAGATCTGCGAGCAGTGCGGCATCAAGTTTATCGGCCCCCCGATCACTGCGATTGAGAAGATGGGCGACAAGGCCACGGCGCGAGCCACGGCGCAGGCGGCGGGAGTTCCCACCGTCCCCGGCTCCGAGGGTATCCTGGAGAGTGAGGCCGATGCGCTCAAGCTCGCCTTGCAGATCGGCTACCCGGTCATCATGAAGGCGACCGCCGGCGGCGGTGGGCGCGGAATTCGCATTGTCGAGGACGAAGACGACCTGCTCAAGCAATTCAAAGTCGCCCAGGCCGAGGCCGAGGCTGCCTTTGGCAATGGCGGGCTCTACCTGGAGAAGTACATCCGCGAGATGCGCCATATCGAGGTGCAGGTTCTCTTCGATGAGCACGGCAACGGCATCCACCTCGGGGAGCGCGAGTGCTCCGTCCAGACCGTCCGCCACCAGAAAGTGGTCGAAGAGGCACCGTCCCCCACCCTCACCTACGAGCAGCGCATGGCGATCGGGGCGGCGGCGGTGAAGGCGGGGGCGGCGGCGGGCTATGCCAACGCGGGCACCGTGGAGTTTATCTACACCCCGAGCGGTGAGTTCTACTTCATGGAGATGAACACCCGCATCCAGGTCGAGCACCCCGTCACGGAGTTTGTCACGGGGGTAGATCTGATCCAGTGGCAGATTCGGATCGCCGCGGGCGAGCCGCTCTCGCTCAAGCAAGAGGACATTGAATGGAAGGGGCACTCCATTGAGTGCCGTGTCACCGCGCAAGACCCCGCCAAGAACTTCGCGCCGTCGGCGGGCAAGATGGGCGAGGTGCTCCTGCCCGGTGGCCTCGGGGTCCGCGTGGACACCCAGATCTACTCCAACTACACCGTCCCGCCCTACTACGACAGCAACCTCGCCAAGGTGATTGTCTGGGGCGTGGACCGCGATGAGGCCATCCGTCGCATGGAGCGCTGCCTCAGCGAGACACGCATTGAAGGGCTGCCGACCAATATCAGCTTCCTCAAGCAGATCCTCGCCGACGAGCGCTACCGCACCAACGATGTCTCTACCAAGTTCCTCCCCAAACTGATGGAGGAGCTCGGACTGTGA
- a CDS encoding acetyl-CoA carboxylase biotin carboxyl carrier protein — MNHEQIEGFAALFGAVPKLTEIEVRHEGATLRMRRNPPALTVAPAAVASTSEGGTALSQAPKPSFVTAEHVGVFHLARVAVGEKVKAGQPLGQIDTMHLLSDCKAPIAGTIAALLVEEGQPVEYGQALIELTPEAS, encoded by the coding sequence ATGAATCACGAACAGATCGAAGGCTTTGCAGCGCTCTTTGGAGCGGTTCCAAAGCTCACCGAGATCGAGGTCCGTCACGAGGGCGCGACCCTGCGGATGCGGCGCAACCCGCCGGCCCTTACTGTCGCTCCTGCGGCGGTCGCCAGCACTAGCGAGGGAGGCACCGCTCTCTCCCAGGCTCCCAAGCCGAGCTTTGTGACTGCCGAGCACGTGGGAGTCTTTCACCTTGCCCGTGTCGCTGTTGGGGAGAAGGTCAAGGCCGGGCAGCCCCTCGGGCAGATCGACACGATGCATCTTCTCAGCGACTGCAAGGCCCCGATTGCGGGGACAATCGCAGCGCTTCTTGTCGAGGAGGGCCAGCCCGTGGAGTACGGCCAGGCCCTGATCGAGCTCACCCCGGAGGCTAGCTAG
- a CDS encoding GNAT family N-acetyltransferase: MTITELWERIERELETQFPQVFASLNPGATDEEIIAVERVLGMNFLDDFRESLKRHNGQNDEITLVGRGALLPVNEILTQWRSAQESYQDWGYASDHKCISDPGVRSAWWHSRWIPFTMDCVGDYDCFDYAPATGGRFGQVIEYWHDMEKRPVRATDFKECLSALAESLEQKNIIWTGHSGPEERWFWRTFGKLNTWELYDLMRLRQEVFVVEQDCVYLDADGYDQKARHLLGRAGDGQLVACLRLFAPGVKYAEASIGRVCTAASVRGTGLGQELMRRGIAEAERLWPETGIRISAQAYLLHFYGKLGFVAVSETYDEDGIPHVEMVRPGKNTGAVQ, translated from the coding sequence ATGACAATCACCGAACTCTGGGAGCGGATCGAGCGCGAGTTGGAAACGCAGTTTCCACAGGTCTTTGCGAGCCTTAACCCGGGGGCGACAGACGAGGAAATTATTGCCGTAGAGAGGGTTCTCGGCATGAATTTCCTGGATGATTTTCGTGAGTCTCTAAAACGGCACAACGGGCAAAATGACGAGATTACTTTAGTTGGACGAGGTGCCCTGCTCCCTGTCAATGAGATTTTGACGCAGTGGCGTAGTGCCCAAGAGAGCTACCAAGACTGGGGTTATGCGTCCGACCATAAGTGTATCAGCGACCCAGGCGTTCGCTCTGCTTGGTGGCACTCACGTTGGATTCCTTTCACCATGGATTGTGTTGGTGACTATGACTGCTTTGACTATGCTCCAGCCACAGGAGGAAGATTTGGTCAGGTTATCGAGTACTGGCATGATATGGAAAAACGCCCCGTTCGTGCCACCGATTTTAAGGAATGCCTGTCCGCTCTGGCAGAGTCGCTAGAGCAAAAGAATATTATTTGGACAGGTCATAGCGGCCCCGAAGAACGCTGGTTCTGGCGTACGTTCGGTAAGCTCAATACCTGGGAGCTCTACGACCTGATGCGGCTTCGCCAAGAGGTCTTTGTGGTGGAGCAGGACTGTGTCTATCTGGATGCGGATGGCTACGACCAGAAGGCGCGGCACTTGCTGGGGCGCGCTGGTGACGGGCAACTCGTGGCGTGTCTGCGGCTCTTTGCGCCGGGAGTGAAGTATGCAGAGGCGAGCATTGGGCGGGTCTGTACGGCGGCTTCGGTGCGGGGGACGGGGCTCGGGCAGGAGCTGATGCGGCGGGGGATCGCGGAGGCGGAGCGGCTCTGGCCGGAGACGGGGATTCGTATCTCGGCGCAGGCGTATCTGCTCCATTTTTACGGCAAGCTCGGCTTCGTGGCGGTCTCAGAAACCTACGACGAGGACGGGATTCCTCATGTGGAGATGGTGCGACCTGGTAAAAATACGGGTGCGGTACAATAG